The following are encoded in a window of Persicobacter psychrovividus genomic DNA:
- a CDS encoding GNAT family N-acetyltransferase, which translates to MTKIQKAKVTDLEMLYPLFAELRPQYDLLHFKDLVKHQFKEGYQVMYILDGKKPVALVGFRTLHQLVSGKTLFIDDMVTAQKHRGKGYGKALMMWLQGFCFENNYDHMAVNASFEEVETHRFCLNNGLKIETIHFGRKVAELKDV; encoded by the coding sequence ATGACAAAAATTCAGAAAGCAAAGGTGACCGACCTTGAAATGCTGTATCCCTTATTTGCGGAATTGCGTCCGCAGTATGATCTGTTACATTTCAAAGATTTGGTCAAACACCAATTCAAGGAAGGTTATCAGGTGATGTACATTCTTGATGGAAAGAAACCAGTGGCCTTGGTGGGCTTTCGGACGCTGCATCAGTTGGTCAGTGGAAAAACCCTGTTTATCGACGATATGGTTACGGCTCAAAAGCATCGCGGCAAGGGTTACGGGAAGGCGCTGATGATGTGGCTGCAGGGCTTTTGCTTTGAAAATAATTATGACCACATGGCTGTGAATGCTTCTTTCGAGGAAGTGGAAACTCACCGCTTTTGCCTCAATAATGGGCTGAAAATTGAAACCATCCACTTTGGGCGGAAAGTGGCGGAACTGAAGGACGTCTGA
- a CDS encoding GH36-type glycosyl hydrolase domain-containing protein: MMKKTLVYISLAMSLMACQKSEQQSQDKSQLSKEIKENPDYDFVEKKGLKVLSTGFNAGDGYGEVWVRDFNTFITHSLKVIDQQEVRRNLLTFFRIQGDDGNIADGFVIVPKGKPYDSLYYHTKAGVEGIVFHKNTVETDQESSLIQSVYKYIQATGDRSILTEQIEGQTLLERMESAVNFLLTSRFSEQYGLLTGATTSDWGDVQPEHDWGVEIDENTHFSIDIYDNAMFLIALQNLSEMETAAPKIAQWQKLHRQIAKATMAQLWDEKAQKFIPHLYLDGSPFPEDFNENEIYYHGGTAVAIEAGLLTKEQVLAAYHKMQENVKASGAPSIGLTMYPTYPEGYFKNKGMYPYGYQNGGDWTWFGARMVIQLVKYGYVNEAVEALEPMVKRVKENNGFYEWYSVDNKPSGSGTFRGSAGVLMTAIDALRLWGGDETQHFLTK, from the coding sequence ATGATGAAGAAAACACTGGTATATATTTCATTGGCGATGAGCCTTATGGCTTGCCAAAAAAGCGAACAACAATCACAGGATAAAAGTCAGCTATCGAAGGAGATCAAGGAAAATCCCGATTATGATTTTGTGGAGAAAAAGGGGCTGAAAGTCCTCTCTACGGGTTTTAATGCCGGCGATGGCTATGGAGAAGTTTGGGTGCGTGATTTCAACACCTTCATTACCCATTCGCTGAAAGTGATTGATCAGCAGGAGGTCCGCAGGAATCTATTGACATTTTTCCGCATTCAGGGGGACGACGGCAATATTGCCGATGGCTTCGTGATTGTGCCCAAAGGCAAGCCTTACGACAGCCTCTATTACCATACAAAAGCCGGTGTGGAGGGGATTGTTTTCCATAAAAATACGGTGGAAACCGACCAGGAATCTTCTTTGATCCAATCGGTTTATAAGTATATTCAAGCCACTGGGGACCGCAGTATTCTGACTGAGCAAATCGAGGGACAGACCCTCCTTGAGCGCATGGAGTCGGCAGTAAATTTTCTGCTCACATCGCGCTTCAGTGAACAGTATGGCTTGCTCACCGGTGCGACAACTTCCGATTGGGGAGATGTACAGCCTGAGCATGACTGGGGGGTGGAAATCGATGAAAATACCCATTTCAGTATTGATATTTATGACAATGCCATGTTCCTGATTGCCCTGCAGAACCTGTCGGAGATGGAAACGGCTGCGCCAAAAATCGCGCAATGGCAAAAACTGCATCGCCAGATTGCCAAAGCCACCATGGCGCAATTGTGGGATGAAAAAGCACAGAAATTTATTCCGCACCTTTACCTGGATGGTTCTCCTTTCCCGGAGGATTTCAATGAAAATGAAATCTATTATCATGGGGGAACGGCAGTGGCGATTGAGGCCGGACTTTTGACTAAGGAACAGGTACTGGCGGCCTACCACAAGATGCAGGAGAATGTAAAAGCCTCCGGAGCGCCATCGATTGGCCTGACCATGTACCCTACCTATCCTGAGGGCTATTTTAAAAACAAAGGCATGTATCCTTACGGCTACCAAAACGGTGGCGACTGGACGTGGTTTGGTGCCCGGATGGTTATTCAGCTGGTGAAATACGGTTATGTGAACGAGGCAGTGGAAGCGCTTGAGCCTATGGTGAAGCGTGTGAAAGAAAATAATGGTTTTTACGAGTGGTATTCTGTGGATAACAAGCCGTCGGGTTCTGGAACCTTCCGTGGTTCGGCAGGGGTTTTAATGACCGCCATCGATGCGCTGAGATTGTGGGGAGGAGACGAGACACAACATTTTTTAACCAAATAA
- a CDS encoding MFS transporter translates to MKLKKILPLLAAFLVMGFVDIVGVSVGYIKKDFQLSESAAQLIPSMVFIWFLLLSLPAGIAQLKWGKRNVLLLGILLNAVACILPIAMYEYSSMLVAFAVLGAGNTLIQVSVNPLMMEVNGDDKLASWLSAGQILKSAASFCGPVLVAFFAFQANNWRLLFALYGGISLLVSLWLLTIENKVQSSAQPLPTFASCFGLLKLKPVRLAFLSILLCVGLDVGMYAKISSFLVEHHNQSMEMGSLMISIYFLATMGGRFLTTFLLQFVKERVFFLTALVVAFAGFVLLFTGPSVIFAQVGIVLLALGAAPIFPVVFAKVLREFPQHADPLSGLMIMAVSGGAVVPPIMGYLTDTVGHSWSLCALLFCIAVIFSIALFDKKKLKVVEEELVHEG, encoded by the coding sequence ATGAAACTTAAAAAAATTTTACCGCTTTTGGCAGCCTTCCTGGTGATGGGCTTTGTGGACATCGTTGGGGTGTCTGTGGGCTACATCAAGAAGGATTTTCAGCTCTCTGAAAGTGCCGCACAGCTGATTCCCTCGATGGTGTTCATCTGGTTTTTGTTGCTCTCGCTGCCGGCAGGTATTGCGCAACTCAAATGGGGAAAACGCAATGTGCTGCTGTTGGGGATTTTGCTGAATGCGGTGGCCTGTATTCTGCCCATCGCCATGTATGAATACAGCAGTATGCTGGTGGCCTTTGCTGTGCTGGGAGCAGGGAACACCCTGATTCAGGTGTCGGTCAATCCACTGATGATGGAGGTTAATGGGGACGACAAGCTGGCTTCCTGGCTTTCAGCAGGGCAGATTCTCAAATCCGCAGCCTCATTTTGTGGCCCGGTGCTGGTGGCCTTTTTTGCCTTTCAGGCCAATAACTGGCGACTGCTGTTTGCCCTTTATGGGGGCATCTCTTTGCTGGTGAGTTTGTGGCTTCTCACGATCGAAAATAAAGTGCAGTCGTCTGCACAACCCCTGCCGACTTTCGCCTCTTGTTTTGGCTTGCTGAAGTTAAAACCTGTGCGCTTGGCATTCCTCAGTATTTTGCTGTGTGTCGGCCTTGATGTGGGGATGTATGCCAAAATTTCAAGCTTTTTGGTGGAGCACCACAACCAAAGTATGGAAATGGGCAGCCTGATGATCAGCATCTACTTTCTTGCCACAATGGGCGGTCGTTTCCTGACGACCTTTTTGCTGCAGTTTGTCAAGGAACGGGTGTTTTTCCTGACCGCCCTGGTGGTGGCTTTCGCAGGATTTGTCTTGCTCTTTACTGGTCCGTCCGTGATTTTCGCCCAGGTGGGTATCGTGCTGCTGGCTTTGGGTGCGGCACCTATTTTTCCGGTGGTTTTTGCCAAAGTGCTGCGCGAATTTCCTCAGCATGCGGATCCTCTGTCAGGCCTGATGATCATGGCCGTTTCGGGAGGTGCTGTGGTGCCGCCCATCATGGGTTATTTAACAGATACCGTAGGGCACTCCTGGAGTCTGTGTGCGTTATTGTTCTGTATTGCGGTGATATTTTCAATTGCGCTTTTCGATAAAAAGAAGCTTAAAGTTGTCGAAGAAGAATTAGTACATGAAGGTTAA
- a CDS encoding GntR family transcriptional regulator — MSKFKIDHQSATPIYQQLSQYLRELMLQEQYQQGALLPKEVDLAEQLEISRNTVRQAINQLVVEGLLVRKKGVGTSVVQGQGAVMTKLKEWHSFTHEMNEAGRLLNNRSLEIDWVSAPEECAAFFQLERGASVLCLKRLREIEGRCLVYFESYFHPALGLTGQEDFNRSLYEILEQDLGIVPAISAERIQAVLATKALAAQLDIPRKGAVLKRVRQVKDRHGAPIEYNVGYYQGNAFVYEIDIHR, encoded by the coding sequence GCTACGCCAATCTATCAGCAATTATCCCAGTATTTGCGCGAACTGATGCTGCAGGAGCAGTATCAGCAGGGGGCGCTATTGCCTAAAGAAGTGGATTTGGCGGAACAGTTGGAGATTTCCAGAAATACCGTCCGTCAGGCGATCAATCAGCTCGTCGTGGAGGGGCTTCTGGTGCGGAAGAAGGGCGTCGGGACCTCCGTGGTGCAGGGGCAGGGGGCAGTGATGACCAAGCTGAAGGAATGGCACAGCTTTACCCATGAAATGAATGAGGCGGGCAGGCTCCTGAACAATCGTTCGCTTGAAATCGACTGGGTCAGTGCACCGGAAGAATGTGCGGCTTTTTTCCAGTTGGAACGGGGGGCGTCGGTATTGTGCCTGAAGCGGCTTCGGGAAATTGAAGGGCGGTGCCTGGTTTATTTTGAGTCGTATTTTCATCCGGCACTGGGGCTAACGGGGCAGGAGGATTTTAACCGCTCTTTGTATGAAATTTTGGAGCAGGACCTGGGGATTGTTCCGGCGATTTCCGCAGAGCGGATTCAGGCAGTGCTGGCCACCAAAGCGTTGGCAGCGCAATTGGACATCCCGAGAAAAGGGGCGGTGTTAAAACGTGTTCGGCAGGTGAAAGATCGACACGGAGCGCCGATTGAATATAATGTGGGCTATTATCAGGGGAATGCTTTTGTGTATGAGATTGATATTCATAGATAG
- a CDS encoding FAD/NAD(P)-binding protein, giving the protein MQKKTLAIIGMGPRGLFALEQMVEQLQQQLDHVQIWLFETGSAWGCGPVYAPSQPATNWINIAERTLELPERPATSCMVEVPAFPSFLAWAEQWDQKETKADEQPDIYPPRAKIGRYLQARFYSLVLPLVQRQAVRLFQAEVCGLEWQPDHLRLSVGGQQHYRVDEALLTVGHQRTELDEQLERWQSATSLPTHLGVQPYPVSAFRAWDFEGNAPTGLGLRGFGLAMLDVVRAVGEWSGRFGQVVHGHMVYVRNKNQGLTIFPFSLDGLPLSAKPLNAALDKTYAPSPRILEALHEEVAHGASLETVGNLDFLIQPMAKIAAEIYVQHPQRWAEDQLSETAVAALLGEWLEHDHFEHPLILAQSRAAALALADFMGMAKGERWITLDYCMGQVWRHCQLTLFRALSFTKCPQGIFNQALALHERMKRYAYGPPVLGVAQMLAMISEGILNLKYVENPQVEVVTQGWKMQKGGSEVSLKYMVNTVLDSPNIAKVATPLIKNLRSDERVTKVAGALGFQVNENGMLTNSGTDEPLKVSVLGRLAKGTIIGVDSLVDCFGPRTTTWAKACAERLSKR; this is encoded by the coding sequence ATGCAGAAAAAAACACTGGCCATCATCGGCATGGGCCCCCGAGGCTTGTTTGCCCTCGAGCAAATGGTTGAACAACTTCAGCAACAGCTTGATCACGTACAGATATGGCTGTTTGAAACGGGTTCGGCCTGGGGTTGTGGACCCGTATATGCCCCTTCTCAGCCCGCAACGAACTGGATTAATATTGCTGAGCGAACCCTCGAACTGCCAGAACGCCCAGCGACCTCCTGCATGGTGGAGGTGCCTGCTTTTCCCTCCTTTCTTGCGTGGGCCGAACAGTGGGATCAAAAGGAAACAAAGGCCGATGAACAGCCCGATATTTATCCGCCGCGTGCAAAAATTGGGCGGTACCTGCAGGCGCGATTTTACAGCCTGGTATTGCCTTTGGTACAGCGGCAGGCGGTGCGGTTGTTTCAGGCGGAAGTTTGTGGACTCGAATGGCAGCCTGACCATCTGCGGCTCTCGGTGGGTGGGCAGCAACATTATCGTGTGGATGAGGCCCTGCTGACGGTTGGGCATCAGCGTACCGAGCTCGATGAGCAGCTTGAGCGTTGGCAATCGGCGACTTCCCTCCCCACGCATTTAGGGGTGCAGCCTTATCCTGTGTCGGCTTTTCGCGCATGGGATTTCGAAGGAAATGCACCGACAGGTTTGGGGCTGCGCGGATTTGGCCTGGCGATGCTCGATGTGGTCAGGGCTGTGGGCGAGTGGAGTGGCCGTTTCGGGCAAGTTGTTCATGGCCATATGGTGTATGTGCGGAATAAAAATCAGGGCCTGACCATCTTCCCTTTTTCCCTCGACGGGCTTCCGCTATCGGCCAAACCGCTCAATGCCGCTCTCGATAAAACTTATGCACCTTCCCCCCGCATCTTGGAGGCCCTACACGAAGAAGTTGCTCATGGCGCATCGCTGGAGACGGTTGGAAATCTGGATTTTCTTATTCAGCCCATGGCTAAAATTGCGGCGGAAATCTATGTGCAGCATCCTCAGCGGTGGGCGGAGGATCAGCTTTCCGAAACCGCCGTTGCCGCCCTGTTGGGGGAGTGGCTCGAGCACGATCATTTTGAACATCCATTGATCTTAGCCCAGTCCAGAGCCGCTGCTCTGGCACTTGCAGATTTTATGGGCATGGCCAAAGGGGAGCGGTGGATTACCCTGGATTACTGCATGGGACAGGTTTGGCGACATTGCCAGCTGACGCTCTTTCGGGCGTTGTCTTTCACCAAATGCCCACAGGGTATTTTCAATCAGGCGCTGGCTTTACACGAGCGAATGAAACGCTATGCCTATGGCCCGCCTGTTCTTGGGGTAGCACAAATGCTCGCCATGATTTCAGAAGGGATTTTAAACCTGAAATATGTAGAAAATCCACAGGTTGAAGTTGTTACCCAAGGCTGGAAAATGCAAAAAGGAGGCAGTGAGGTCTCATTGAAATATATGGTAAATACCGTACTGGACAGCCCGAATATCGCCAAGGTGGCCACTCCCCTGATCAAGAATTTAAGGTCCGATGAACGGGTAACAAAAGTAGCAGGGGCCTTGGGGTTTCAGGTGAATGAAAATGGTATGCTGACCAATTCAGGTACCGATGAGCCTTTAAAAGTGAGTGTTCTGGGGCGCCTGGCGAAGGGGACGATCATTGGCGTAGATTCTTTGGTGGATTGTTTCGGTCCTCGCACCACCACCTGGGCAAAAGCCTGCGCGGAGCGGCTTTCAAAGCGGTAG
- a CDS encoding GH92 family glycosyl hydrolase produces MKKRFLLFVGLIIGLVYEGFAQPLVSMVNPNIGASHARWFFYTPAAVPFGMAKPAPSTDASYGNRWGWEAVGYDNEHHSIEGFSCFHEFQIGGISLMPVVGQGPTVPSTLEHPDQGYRSRFDKNSEVAQPGYYRVVLTDAPIEAELTATKRVAFQRFNFGDATDARLIFDVGHQQGESGKVMDAFVQQIDEKHVQGYVITAPEYVKAYQPGATVKMYFFAALDKKIVASEVFRDDKVLSSPMAGQGPGIGIRLNFGDLQGEALTAKIGLSYTSCANAANNLKVEADSMNFEQARVQAQADWEQALGKITLTGGKEVDQRKFYTGLFHALLGRGLSSDANGQYPKNDGTVGQIALNAQGTPAYHHYNTDAVWGAFWNLTQLWSLVYPQYFHDFVQTQLDHFKDSGWLSDGLAAGKFVSGVGTNFTGLVVSSALLKGVGTYDDSLAYAAVRKNELEWRERVPGAGKADVKVFVEKGYVPLSYNNKYYSGSGVDGSSFGASHTMEYSFSAHAAKALAEKLGHPQDAKTFERLSHGWEQLYDAETGMIRPIWTSGEKLEPFDPKAAWAGFQEGNALQYTFYVPHEPERLIEKIGQDQFVSRLNKLLAEAEKGAFCGHFEGEKSAFSGVEAGYNHGNQPSLHMAYLFNKAGDFADTQYWVRAICNGFYGYDLIHGYGYGQDEDQGQLGAWYVMASMGLFDLQGGATADPQFQLSTPLFDRVHISLDQDFYPGKSVDIVLKGAKSKGTYLSKAQWNGTPVRDGQLPWFELIQGGILELKTQSKRPAQQPF; encoded by the coding sequence ATGAAGAAGCGATTTTTACTTTTTGTTGGGCTTATTATTGGGCTCGTTTACGAAGGGTTTGCTCAGCCGCTGGTCAGTATGGTGAATCCAAATATTGGGGCTTCCCATGCTCGCTGGTTTTTCTATACGCCCGCCGCTGTGCCTTTTGGTATGGCCAAGCCAGCTCCTTCCACCGATGCCTCCTATGGTAATCGATGGGGATGGGAGGCCGTAGGCTATGATAATGAACACCATTCCATCGAAGGATTTTCCTGTTTCCATGAATTTCAGATCGGAGGTATCAGCCTGATGCCCGTTGTGGGGCAGGGGCCGACGGTACCCTCTACCCTTGAGCATCCTGATCAGGGCTATCGTTCTCGCTTTGATAAAAATTCGGAAGTCGCTCAGCCAGGCTATTACCGTGTGGTACTCACGGATGCCCCCATTGAGGCAGAACTGACCGCCACAAAAAGGGTGGCTTTTCAGCGTTTCAATTTCGGCGACGCAACGGATGCACGGCTGATTTTCGATGTAGGCCACCAGCAAGGAGAGTCGGGGAAAGTGATGGATGCTTTTGTGCAACAGATCGACGAAAAGCATGTGCAGGGCTATGTAATTACCGCTCCAGAATATGTCAAGGCGTATCAGCCAGGCGCAACAGTGAAAATGTATTTTTTTGCGGCGCTGGATAAAAAGATTGTTGCTTCGGAGGTTTTCCGTGACGATAAAGTGCTCAGCAGCCCCATGGCTGGTCAAGGCCCTGGAATAGGTATTCGGTTGAATTTTGGCGACCTTCAAGGGGAGGCCCTGACGGCCAAAATAGGCCTCAGTTACACCTCCTGCGCCAATGCTGCCAACAATCTTAAAGTGGAGGCGGATAGCATGAATTTTGAGCAGGCCAGAGTGCAGGCTCAAGCAGACTGGGAGCAGGCGCTGGGAAAAATCACCCTCACGGGTGGTAAAGAGGTTGATCAGCGAAAGTTCTATACGGGTTTGTTTCACGCGTTGCTTGGGCGGGGTTTGAGCAGTGATGCCAATGGGCAGTACCCCAAAAATGACGGCACCGTAGGGCAAATAGCCCTCAATGCACAGGGAACTCCTGCCTACCATCATTATAATACCGATGCCGTTTGGGGGGCATTCTGGAACCTTACCCAATTGTGGTCTTTGGTTTATCCGCAGTATTTTCACGATTTTGTACAAACGCAGCTCGATCATTTTAAGGACAGTGGTTGGCTCTCGGATGGCTTGGCCGCAGGAAAATTTGTCTCGGGAGTGGGCACCAATTTCACGGGGCTTGTGGTCAGTTCAGCCCTTCTGAAAGGTGTGGGCACGTATGATGATTCCCTCGCCTATGCGGCAGTCCGAAAAAATGAACTGGAATGGAGGGAGCGCGTTCCTGGCGCAGGCAAGGCCGATGTGAAGGTGTTTGTGGAAAAAGGCTATGTGCCCCTGAGTTACAACAATAAATATTATTCGGGCTCTGGGGTTGATGGTTCCTCCTTCGGGGCATCGCACACGATGGAATATTCCTTCAGCGCGCATGCTGCAAAAGCACTGGCAGAGAAACTCGGGCACCCGCAGGATGCCAAAACTTTCGAGCGTCTGTCGCATGGCTGGGAACAGCTTTATGATGCTGAAACAGGTATGATCCGCCCAATTTGGACTTCAGGGGAAAAGCTTGAGCCCTTTGATCCTAAAGCGGCCTGGGCGGGATTTCAGGAAGGAAATGCCTTGCAATACACCTTTTATGTGCCTCATGAGCCTGAGCGATTGATTGAAAAAATCGGGCAGGATCAATTTGTCAGCAGGCTGAACAAGCTGCTTGCTGAGGCGGAAAAAGGCGCCTTCTGTGGCCATTTTGAAGGAGAGAAAAGTGCCTTTTCAGGGGTTGAGGCAGGTTATAATCATGGGAATCAGCCAAGCCTGCACATGGCGTACCTGTTCAATAAGGCAGGCGATTTTGCGGATACCCAATACTGGGTTCGGGCAATTTGCAATGGATTTTATGGATATGACCTCATTCACGGTTATGGATATGGGCAGGATGAAGATCAGGGGCAGCTTGGAGCGTGGTATGTTATGGCCTCCATGGGGCTGTTTGACCTTCAGGGCGGCGCCACGGCCGATCCGCAATTTCAGTTGTCGACCCCACTTTTTGATCGGGTGCATATTAGCCTTGACCAAGATTTCTATCCTGGGAAATCGGTGGACATCGTGCTTAAAGGGGCCAAAAGCAAAGGGACCTACCTCAGCAAAGCGCAGTGGAATGGAACGCCAGTACGTGATGGGCAGCTTCCGTGGTTTGAGCTTATTCAGGGGGGGATTTTGGAATTGAAAACCCAAAGCAAGCGCCCTGCACAGCAGCCGTTTTAA
- a CDS encoding GH92 family glycosyl hydrolase has protein sequence MNIYQRWFLGCLCSLFFSLNAFGQEIWSVGKKDGQATDFALWKEGYQAFLSHDFGWEDKYFLVGVSKPATDFPFILPGPADAWGGTSGTAGIRSHFLNFLFDVKAKPLDGDYRLLIDLLDTPSENAPELKVTVNGHIQKVMLANGGGDAALKGDLSAAKAQQIVVEVPNAWIQQGGNAIQLTTLQGSWLMFDHVGLQGPATALEQPKKAYLRSAKAASYTLRNGNQSYQPLLLDLEHISSHPDLVVKLDNKNILSKKIEQGRYLLEAPMPAVSQPTESQYELYLDGKLWKAGTVMRKPQPIAGPAHYVDTQLGSAHSRWMIAPGPWMPFSMVKLSPDNQNYGWQAGYDPTIESIGCFSHLHEWTVSGLGMMPTQGALQIQTGDEHLPDSGYRSRFDKQSEKSGIGLYSVHLTDHDIQAELTSTTRAGFQRYTFNKGKTGRVMIDLQIPTEYWYNLEDFELRKMDDYTIEGYSDQKTPNTWAGGIDQEYKVHFVLKFDQPIKHFGTWKNDVVSKNSQEVKGRNVADAGAYVTFDLRKSRVVQVKSGISFVSIDNARENLAKEIDQPFGWDFDAVVEHQHQVWNDLLSRVNISSDDAREKMRFYSSMYRSFCERNTFSDVNGQWRDASERVQTLERPDDLALGCDAFWNTFWNLNQVWNLVAPEWSNRWVRSQLAMYKTDGWLAKGPAGMEYIPVMVAEHEIPMMIGAYQMGIRDYDPELMFEAVKKMQETPAQQVGGGFAGNRDLETYLKHHYVPYDEGRFSNSLEYSFDDWTVGQFAKSLGKMADYERYNDRGYWWKNVIDPATGFARMRDAEGNWKTDFDPFKSGANHHYVEGNAWQLTFFVPQDVPALAEMIGKKEFVKRLNWGFEESEKWRYNAPNDLYWDYPVIQGNQQSMHFAWLFNYVGRPWETQRWSRSIMDRYYGFEPANAYLGDEDQGQMSAWFVMNAIGLFQIDGGTQTAPVYEIGSPLFEEVTIDLGEQFGRGKSFTIKAHNTSRINKYVQSAKLNGQPLDTFFFSAESLLQGGTLELEMGPKPNKKWGLGLPERLTK, from the coding sequence ATGAACATATATCAACGCTGGTTTTTGGGCTGTTTGTGCAGCCTGTTTTTTTCACTCAATGCCTTCGGACAGGAAATTTGGTCGGTAGGTAAAAAGGATGGTCAGGCCACAGATTTTGCGCTGTGGAAGGAAGGTTATCAGGCTTTTCTTTCGCATGACTTTGGCTGGGAGGATAAATATTTTCTGGTTGGGGTGTCCAAGCCTGCCACGGATTTTCCTTTCATTTTACCTGGCCCTGCCGACGCCTGGGGTGGCACCAGTGGCACGGCCGGCATTCGGTCCCATTTTCTTAATTTTCTTTTTGATGTCAAGGCCAAGCCTCTTGATGGAGATTACCGGCTGTTGATTGATCTTCTCGACACGCCATCGGAAAATGCACCGGAACTGAAGGTGACCGTCAATGGGCATATCCAAAAAGTAATGCTTGCCAACGGTGGAGGCGATGCCGCACTCAAGGGCGACCTGTCGGCAGCCAAAGCTCAGCAAATTGTGGTGGAAGTGCCCAATGCCTGGATTCAGCAGGGAGGAAATGCCATACAGCTCACCACGCTTCAGGGCTCCTGGCTGATGTTTGACCATGTTGGTTTGCAAGGGCCTGCAACAGCACTGGAGCAACCGAAAAAAGCTTACCTTCGATCTGCAAAAGCTGCCAGCTATACGCTCCGTAACGGCAACCAATCATATCAGCCTTTATTATTGGATTTAGAGCATATTTCTTCGCATCCTGATTTAGTAGTTAAATTGGATAATAAGAACATTTTAAGCAAGAAAATAGAACAGGGGCGTTACCTGCTCGAAGCGCCTATGCCTGCGGTCAGTCAGCCTACCGAAAGTCAGTATGAACTTTATCTCGACGGAAAATTATGGAAAGCTGGAACCGTAATGCGAAAGCCGCAGCCAATAGCAGGCCCTGCGCATTATGTTGATACACAGCTCGGGAGTGCACACAGCAGATGGATGATTGCCCCTGGCCCATGGATGCCATTTTCGATGGTTAAATTGAGTCCTGATAATCAGAATTACGGCTGGCAGGCAGGTTATGACCCGACCATTGAAAGCATCGGCTGTTTCAGCCATTTGCACGAGTGGACGGTTTCGGGCCTGGGCATGATGCCGACACAGGGCGCATTGCAAATTCAGACAGGCGATGAGCATTTGCCTGACAGTGGATACCGGTCGAGGTTTGATAAGCAGTCGGAAAAATCCGGCATCGGACTTTACAGCGTCCACCTGACGGATCATGACATTCAGGCGGAACTGACCTCCACGACAAGGGCGGGCTTTCAGCGTTATACTTTCAATAAAGGAAAGACGGGCCGGGTGATGATTGATCTTCAGATTCCGACGGAATATTGGTATAATCTGGAAGATTTTGAGCTTAGAAAAATGGATGACTATACCATTGAAGGTTACAGTGATCAGAAGACTCCCAATACTTGGGCCGGCGGTATCGACCAAGAATATAAAGTTCATTTTGTCCTGAAATTTGATCAGCCAATAAAGCATTTCGGCACGTGGAAAAACGATGTGGTTTCAAAAAACAGTCAGGAGGTGAAAGGGAGGAATGTGGCCGATGCCGGTGCGTATGTTACCTTCGACCTTCGGAAATCGCGTGTGGTACAGGTGAAAAGTGGGATATCTTTTGTTTCTATTGACAACGCCCGTGAGAATTTAGCCAAAGAAATTGATCAGCCCTTCGGATGGGATTTTGACGCCGTGGTTGAGCATCAGCATCAGGTATGGAACGACTTGCTTTCAAGGGTGAACATCAGCAGCGATGATGCCCGCGAAAAGATGCGCTTTTATTCCAGTATGTACCGCTCTTTCTGCGAGCGAAATACTTTCTCGGATGTGAACGGGCAATGGCGCGATGCCTCGGAGCGGGTACAAACTTTGGAGCGTCCTGATGATCTTGCCTTGGGTTGCGATGCTTTCTGGAACACCTTCTGGAACCTCAATCAGGTATGGAACCTTGTTGCTCCGGAATGGTCGAACCGATGGGTGCGTTCGCAGCTGGCGATGTACAAAACAGACGGATGGCTGGCCAAAGGGCCCGCAGGAATGGAGTATATTCCGGTGATGGTGGCAGAGCATGAAATTCCGATGATGATTGGCGCCTATCAGATGGGGATCCGTGATTATGATCCGGAACTGATGTTTGAAGCCGTGAAGAAAATGCAGGAGACCCCAGCGCAACAGGTGGGTGGTGGTTTTGCGGGTAACCGTGATTTGGAAACTTATCTAAAACACCATTATGTGCCTTATGACGAAGGGCGTTTTTCCAACTCACTGGAATATTCTTTTGACGATTGGACCGTTGGGCAGTTTGCCAAATCTTTGGGGAAAATGGCAGATTATGAGCGCTATAATGACCGGGGCTACTGGTGGAAAAATGTGATTGATCCTGCGACAGGTTTCGCTCGTATGCGTGATGCGGAGGGCAATTGGAAAACGGATTTTGACCCTTTCAAAAGTGGTGCAAATCATCATTATGTAGAGGGGAATGCCTGGCAGCTGACCTTTTTTGTGCCGCAGGATGTGCCCGCACTGGCAGAGATGATCGGCAAGAAGGAGTTTGTTAAAAGGCTGAACTGGGGTTTTGAGGAGAGTGAAAAATGGCGATACAATGCCCCTAATGATTTGTACTGGGATTATCCGGTGATTCAGGGTAATCAGCAGTCGATGCACTTTGCGTGGTTGTTCAATTATGTCGGACGCCCCTGGGAGACACAACGTTGGAGCCGATCAATCATGGACAGATATTATGGTTTTGAGCCAGCAAATGCCTACCTTGGAGATGAGGATCAGGGGCAGATGTCCGCGTGGTTTGTGATGAACGCTATTGGTTTGTTTCAAATTGACGGTGGTACGCAAACAGCACCTGTTTATGAAATTGGCTCACCACTTTTTGAGGAAGTAACCATTGACCTTGGCGAGCAATTCGGCAGGGGGAAATCTTTCACGATCAAGGCCCATAATACGTCAAGAATCAATAAATATGTGCAGTCGGCAAAGCTCAACGGGCAGCCACTGGATACTTTTTTCTTTTCCGCAGAAAGCTTGCTTCAAGGAGGAACGCTGGAGCTGGAAATGGGGCCGAAGCCAAATAAAAAATGGGGATTGGGGCTCCCTGAACGATTAACGAAATAA